Proteins encoded within one genomic window of Nonomuraea gerenzanensis:
- a CDS encoding family 43 glycosylhydrolase — translation MLRRTLAALSLLLLALVVPGTGPAQAATSYTNPIKSQKGADPWLTWHDGNYYLITTSFTNTLVVRRSPTLGGLPTAPGIQVWQDTTSSRGTNFWAPELHQLNGRWYIYYSAGAVGAACCDSQRTHVLESAGSDPLGPYSYRSMLSGSNLTPGGWLIDASPMALNGSLYLLGSGFIAGSQQSLVIAPMSNPYTLSSSTFTRISSPTYSWETQGGTVNEGPEALQRGGQTFVIYSASACWGPDYKLGQLTYNGGNPLSASSWAKKATPVFQRSGSVYGPGHNGFFTSPNGAENWIVYHANSSSGGGCDNNRTTRAQRFTWNADGTPNFGTPVATGTSLPAPAGETAATPTAYTLVNRNSGKCLEVAGGGTADGANIQQWACNGGSNQRWRIEDQADDTSRLVNVATGKVADLADCAAADGTDIRQWSWLNNTCQRFRLVYTASGGWVRIVNAATGKVADVADCGTADGTDVRQWSWLNNNCQQWSIRPA, via the coding sequence ATGCTTCGCAGAACCCTGGCAGCCCTGTCGCTCCTCCTGTTAGCCCTGGTGGTCCCCGGCACCGGCCCGGCCCAGGCGGCCACCTCCTACACCAACCCCATCAAGTCGCAGAAGGGCGCCGACCCCTGGCTGACCTGGCACGACGGCAACTACTACCTGATCACCACCAGCTTCACGAACACGCTGGTCGTGCGCCGCTCCCCCACCCTCGGCGGCCTGCCCACGGCCCCCGGCATCCAGGTCTGGCAGGACACCACGTCCTCCCGCGGCACCAACTTCTGGGCCCCCGAGCTGCACCAGCTCAACGGCCGCTGGTACATCTACTACTCGGCCGGCGCGGTCGGCGCCGCCTGCTGTGACAGCCAGCGCACCCACGTGCTGGAGAGCGCGGGCAGCGATCCCCTCGGGCCGTACTCCTACCGGAGCATGCTGTCGGGCTCCAACCTCACGCCGGGCGGCTGGCTGATCGACGCGAGTCCCATGGCCCTGAACGGCTCCCTGTACCTGCTCGGCAGCGGCTTCATCGCGGGCAGCCAGCAGAGCCTGGTGATCGCGCCGATGAGCAACCCGTACACGCTGAGCTCCAGCACCTTCACCCGGATCTCCAGCCCCACCTACAGCTGGGAGACGCAGGGCGGGACGGTGAACGAGGGGCCGGAGGCGCTGCAGCGCGGCGGGCAGACGTTCGTGATCTACTCGGCCAGCGCCTGCTGGGGCCCCGACTACAAGCTCGGCCAGCTCACCTACAACGGCGGCAACCCGCTCAGCGCGTCGAGCTGGGCGAAGAAGGCGACGCCGGTGTTCCAGCGCTCGGGCAGCGTGTACGGCCCCGGCCACAACGGCTTCTTCACCTCGCCCAACGGCGCCGAGAACTGGATCGTCTACCACGCCAACAGCTCCAGCGGCGGCGGCTGCGACAACAACCGCACCACCCGGGCCCAGAGGTTCACCTGGAACGCCGACGGCACGCCGAACTTCGGCACCCCCGTCGCCACCGGCACCTCCCTGCCCGCACCCGCCGGGGAGACGGCGGCCACGCCGACGGCGTACACGCTGGTCAACCGCAACAGCGGCAAGTGCCTGGAGGTCGCGGGCGGCGGGACGGCGGACGGCGCGAACATCCAGCAGTGGGCCTGCAACGGTGGCAGCAACCAGCGCTGGCGGATCGAGGACCAGGCCGACGACACCAGCCGGCTGGTGAACGTGGCCACCGGCAAGGTCGCCGACCTGGCCGACTGCGCCGCCGCCGACGGCACCGACATCCGGCAGTGGAGCTGGCTGAACAACACCTGCCAGCGGTTCCGCCTGGTCTACACCGCCTCCGGGGGGTGGGTGCGGATCGTCAACGCCGCCACCGGCAAGGTCGCCGACGTGGCCGACTGCGGGACGGCGGACGGCACGGACGTGCGACAGTGGAGCTGGCTGAACAACAACTGCCAACAGTGGTCCATCCGCCCCGCCTGA
- a CDS encoding LacI family DNA-binding transcriptional regulator, which translates to MRSKPGRPAVLMDVAVLAGVSTMTVSRVLNSPDLVRAETRARVLAAVRELDYRPNQAARQLVTGRSGVLGVVSIDTTLYGPASTLYCIEQAARHAGYNVSIASLSSLNRRSMEEGVQRLRTQSVDGVIIVAPHESAADGLRHLPPEMPVVAVDAGDDIPVPVAKVDQRTGAARVTRHLLSLGHRSVWHVAGPADWLDANGRIEGWRGVLESAGRPVPDVLRGDWSSRSGYQLGRHLAADPEVTAVFVANDQMALGVLRALREAGRRVPEDVSVAGFDDIPESAYFWPPLTTVRQDFGEVGRHAFHLLLDRMAGAEPEARRLVEPELVVRESTGPAPAG; encoded by the coding sequence GTGAGATCCAAACCGGGCAGGCCTGCGGTGCTCATGGACGTCGCCGTGCTCGCCGGCGTCTCCACGATGACCGTCTCGCGGGTGCTGAACTCACCCGATCTCGTCCGCGCCGAGACCAGGGCTCGGGTGCTGGCCGCAGTCCGCGAGCTGGACTACCGGCCCAACCAGGCCGCCCGCCAGCTCGTCACCGGCCGTTCCGGCGTGCTGGGCGTGGTCAGCATCGACACCACCCTGTACGGCCCGGCCTCCACGCTCTACTGCATCGAGCAGGCCGCCAGGCACGCCGGCTACAACGTCAGCATCGCCAGCCTCAGCTCACTGAACCGCAGGTCGATGGAGGAGGGCGTGCAGCGGCTGCGCACCCAGTCCGTCGACGGCGTGATCATCGTCGCGCCGCACGAGTCGGCCGCCGACGGGCTGCGGCACCTGCCGCCCGAGATGCCGGTGGTCGCGGTGGACGCCGGCGACGACATCCCCGTCCCCGTGGCGAAGGTGGACCAGCGGACCGGCGCCGCCCGCGTCACCCGCCACCTGCTCAGCCTCGGCCACCGCAGCGTGTGGCACGTGGCGGGGCCCGCCGACTGGCTCGACGCCAACGGCCGCATCGAGGGCTGGCGCGGCGTGCTGGAGTCGGCCGGGCGACCGGTGCCCGACGTGCTGCGCGGCGACTGGAGCTCCCGCTCCGGCTACCAGCTCGGCCGCCACCTCGCCGCCGACCCCGAGGTCACCGCGGTGTTCGTGGCCAACGACCAGATGGCGCTCGGCGTGCTGCGCGCGCTGCGCGAGGCCGGGCGCCGGGTGCCTGAGGACGTCAGCGTGGCGGGCTTCGACGACATCCCGGAGTCGGCCTACTTCTGGCCGCCGCTGACGACCGTGCGACAGGACTTCGGCGAGGTGGGGCGGCACGCGTTCCACCTGCTGCTGGACCGGATGGCGGGGGCGGAGCCGGAGGCGCGGCGGCTGGTCGAGCCCGAGCTGGTCGTCCGCGAGAGCACCGGCCCCGCGCCCGCGGGTTAG
- the arfA gene encoding arabinosylfuranosidase ArfA produces the protein MHQARLTLDPAFKVAPVRRRTFGTFVEHLGRCVYTGIYEPGHPTADEDGFRRDVLDLTRELGVSTVRYPGGNFVSGYRWEDGIGPVAERPRRLDLAWHSTETNEVGVDEFVRWCRKAGVEPMMAVNLGTRGLAEALDLLEYANHPSGTTLSDLRVANGAKEPHDIRMWCLGNEMDGPWQTGHKTAREYGRLAAETARAMRMVDPKLELVACGSSSSSMPTFGSWEAEVLEETYDLVDYISCHAYYEEKDGDLGSFLASSTDMEYFIASVVATADHVGARLKSRKKINISFDEWNVWYLSRFHDAGTPQDWPVAPPLLEDHYNLADAVTFGGLLITLLRNSDRVTAASLAQLVNVIAPIVTEPGGRAWRQTTFHPFAQASRYAAGDVLRVEPHSPAYETKQHGEVPLLHAVATHSASQGTTLFAVNRSTDGPLSLEIDARALGGVRIVEASTLTDPDVYARNTADDPTRITPRPNGDVEADPLRVLLPPVSWNVIRLA, from the coding sequence GTGCATCAGGCCAGACTCACCCTCGATCCCGCCTTCAAGGTCGCCCCGGTACGCCGGCGCACCTTCGGCACGTTCGTGGAGCACCTCGGGCGCTGCGTCTACACCGGCATCTACGAGCCCGGCCACCCCACCGCCGACGAGGACGGCTTCCGCCGCGACGTCCTCGACCTGACCAGGGAGCTGGGCGTCTCCACCGTCCGCTACCCCGGCGGCAACTTCGTCTCCGGCTACCGCTGGGAGGACGGCATCGGCCCCGTCGCCGAGCGCCCGCGCCGGCTAGACCTGGCCTGGCACAGCACGGAGACGAACGAGGTCGGCGTCGACGAGTTCGTCCGCTGGTGCCGCAAGGCAGGCGTGGAGCCCATGATGGCCGTCAACCTCGGCACCCGCGGCCTCGCCGAGGCCCTCGACCTGCTGGAGTACGCCAACCACCCGTCCGGCACCACGCTGTCCGACCTGCGCGTCGCCAACGGCGCCAAGGAGCCGCACGACATCAGGATGTGGTGCCTGGGCAACGAGATGGACGGCCCCTGGCAGACCGGCCACAAGACGGCCCGAGAGTACGGCCGGCTGGCCGCCGAGACCGCCCGCGCCATGCGCATGGTGGACCCGAAGCTGGAGCTGGTCGCCTGCGGCAGCTCCAGCTCCAGCATGCCGACGTTCGGCTCGTGGGAGGCCGAGGTGCTGGAGGAGACCTACGACCTGGTCGACTACATCTCCTGCCACGCCTACTACGAGGAGAAGGACGGCGACCTGGGCAGCTTCCTGGCCAGCTCGACCGACATGGAGTACTTCATCGCCTCGGTCGTGGCCACCGCCGACCACGTCGGCGCGCGGCTCAAGTCCCGCAAGAAGATCAACATCTCCTTCGACGAGTGGAACGTGTGGTACCTCTCGCGCTTCCACGACGCCGGCACCCCGCAGGACTGGCCGGTCGCCCCGCCCCTGCTGGAGGACCACTACAACCTCGCCGACGCGGTGACGTTCGGCGGGCTGCTGATCACGCTGCTGCGCAACAGCGACCGCGTCACCGCCGCCTCGCTGGCCCAGCTCGTGAACGTGATCGCGCCCATCGTGACCGAGCCCGGCGGCCGGGCCTGGCGCCAGACCACCTTCCACCCCTTCGCCCAGGCCTCCCGGTACGCGGCCGGTGACGTGCTGCGCGTGGAGCCGCACTCGCCGGCGTACGAGACGAAGCAGCACGGCGAGGTGCCGCTGCTGCACGCGGTCGCCACCCACTCCGCTTCGCAGGGGACGACGCTGTTCGCCGTCAACCGGTCGACCGACGGGCCGCTGTCGCTGGAGATCGACGCCCGGGCGCTCGGTGGCGTCCGCATCGTCGAGGCCAGCACACTGACCGACCCGGACGTCTACGCCCGTAATACGGCCGACGACCCCACCCGGATCACGCCGCGCCCGAACGGGGACGTCGAGGCCGACCCGCTGCGGGTGCTGCTGCCCCCGGTCTCGTGGAACGTGATCCGGCTGGCCTAA
- a CDS encoding extracellular solute-binding protein: MHGPPDITRRHLLGGSLALLGAAATGCAIPVGLGSSQTRVQYWHFLGASDGIIMNQMVQAFAEQTPDIFVEENVLAWGEPYYTKIAMAGSGGRSPDLATFHLARLAGIGAGKILDPINVELLEEAGLKAADFSPPIWERAHLDGVLYAIPFDAHPMVLYYNTDLCGRAGLLGPDGKLLPTKGVDELIAQLTKAKEVMGGKPPLAFDALGLGTVGPWRVWYALYAQSGGTLLSDDGTKVTIDDAKALEALRLMQRLGKEGLCDWRTDYGASVAKFTNGEAAFLWNGDWETTGLKERRTPFSMTRFPAVLGTGAAQADCHSFVLPHQRDRDPEVERATYRFIAYLVKNSADWAVAGHVPAYLPALEQPEYLALQPQSEYRSVITEVALDPQVWYTGSASRLWIEFGEAFSPVIGGTRTPEDGLAAAKAALTRLMAAPNPFPDEER; encoded by the coding sequence GTGCACGGTCCCCCCGACATCACCCGCCGGCACCTTCTCGGCGGCAGCCTCGCACTGCTCGGCGCCGCCGCCACAGGATGCGCGATCCCCGTGGGGCTCGGCTCGTCCCAGACCCGCGTGCAGTACTGGCACTTCCTCGGCGCCAGCGACGGCATCATCATGAACCAGATGGTCCAGGCGTTCGCCGAGCAGACCCCCGACATCTTCGTCGAGGAGAACGTGCTCGCCTGGGGCGAGCCCTACTACACCAAGATCGCGATGGCCGGCTCCGGCGGGCGCTCGCCCGACCTGGCCACCTTCCACCTGGCCCGGCTGGCCGGCATCGGCGCGGGCAAGATCCTCGACCCGATCAACGTCGAGCTGCTGGAGGAGGCCGGACTCAAGGCCGCCGATTTCAGCCCGCCCATCTGGGAGCGCGCCCATCTCGACGGCGTGCTGTACGCGATCCCGTTCGACGCGCACCCGATGGTGCTGTACTACAACACCGACCTCTGCGGGCGGGCGGGGCTGCTCGGGCCCGACGGCAAGCTGCTGCCCACCAAGGGCGTGGACGAGCTCATCGCCCAGCTCACCAAGGCCAAGGAGGTGATGGGCGGCAAGCCGCCGCTGGCCTTCGACGCGCTCGGCCTCGGCACGGTGGGCCCGTGGCGGGTGTGGTACGCGCTGTATGCACAGAGCGGCGGCACCCTGTTGTCGGACGACGGCACGAAAGTCACCATCGACGACGCCAAGGCGCTGGAGGCCCTGCGGCTCATGCAGCGGCTGGGCAAGGAGGGGCTGTGCGACTGGCGTACGGACTACGGCGCCTCCGTCGCCAAGTTCACCAACGGCGAGGCCGCGTTCCTGTGGAACGGCGACTGGGAGACCACCGGCCTCAAGGAACGCAGGACGCCGTTCAGCATGACCCGCTTCCCCGCCGTCCTCGGCACCGGCGCCGCGCAGGCCGACTGCCACTCGTTCGTGCTGCCGCACCAGCGCGACCGGGACCCCGAGGTGGAACGGGCCACCTACCGCTTCATCGCCTACCTGGTCAAGAACAGCGCCGACTGGGCGGTGGCCGGGCACGTGCCCGCGTACCTGCCCGCGCTCGAACAGCCCGAGTACCTGGCGTTGCAGCCGCAGTCGGAGTACCGCTCCGTCATCACCGAGGTCGCCCTCGACCCGCAGGTCTGGTACACCGGCTCGGCCTCGCGGCTGTGGATCGAGTTCGGTGAGGCGTTCTCCCCCGTCATCGGCGGCACGCGCACGCCGGAGGACGGCCTGGCCGCCGCCAAGGCCGCGCTGACCCGGCTGATGGCCGCCCCGAATCCCTTCCCCGACGAGGAGCGCTGA
- a CDS encoding carbohydrate ABC transporter permease gives MTTTVAAPATAAPVATPKVRRGWTQHGMVFVAPFLLIYVAFLVWPTLLGFQMSLSSVNIAGGNNKFVGFDNYVEAFGDPRMWRSLWNTVVFTVLSTIPLVFLGLVFALLVHNLRFVQWLWRLSFFGPFLLPSAVVSILWLQMIYPPDYGLINGTLGTDVLWLGDPSVAMWSMVLTTVWWTVGFNFLLYLAALQSIPQHLYEAAAIDGASAWDKLRSITLPLLGRTTALIVVLQLVASLKVFDQIYLMTGGGPQDSTRPIIEYAYDVGFTGYRTGYASAVSYILFALIVIVSLAQLRLFRKREEVAS, from the coding sequence ATGACGACCACCGTCGCCGCCCCCGCGACCGCCGCCCCCGTCGCCACGCCCAAGGTCCGGCGCGGCTGGACCCAGCACGGGATGGTGTTCGTGGCGCCGTTCCTGCTGATCTACGTGGCCTTCCTCGTGTGGCCGACCCTGCTCGGCTTCCAGATGAGCCTGTCGAGCGTCAACATCGCCGGCGGCAACAACAAGTTCGTCGGCTTCGACAACTACGTCGAGGCGTTCGGCGACCCGCGCATGTGGCGCTCGTTGTGGAACACGGTGGTCTTCACCGTGCTGAGCACGATCCCGCTGGTCTTCCTCGGGCTGGTGTTCGCGCTGCTGGTGCACAACCTGCGGTTCGTGCAGTGGTTGTGGCGGCTGTCGTTCTTCGGGCCGTTCCTGCTGCCGTCGGCCGTCGTGTCGATCCTGTGGCTGCAGATGATCTACCCGCCCGACTACGGCCTGATCAACGGCACGCTCGGCACCGACGTGCTGTGGCTCGGCGACCCGTCCGTGGCCATGTGGTCGATGGTGCTGACCACCGTCTGGTGGACGGTGGGCTTCAACTTCCTGCTCTACCTGGCCGCCCTGCAGTCGATCCCGCAGCACCTGTACGAGGCCGCCGCCATCGACGGCGCCTCCGCCTGGGACAAGCTGCGCTCCATCACCCTGCCGCTGCTCGGCCGCACCACGGCGCTCATCGTGGTGCTGCAACTGGTGGCCTCGCTGAAGGTCTTCGACCAGATCTACCTGATGACCGGCGGCGGGCCGCAGGACTCCACCCGGCCGATCATCGAGTACGCCTACGACGTCGGCTTCACCGGTTACCGCACCGGCTACGCCTCGGCCGTGTCGTACATCCTGTTCGCCCTGATCGTCATCGTCTCCCTGGCGCAGCTCCGGCTGTTCCGCAAGCGCGAGGAGGTCGCGTCGTGA
- a CDS encoding carbohydrate ABC transporter permease, which translates to MTKRFSWSQLILLVIALVLAAVWLAPVLWAVATSLKPEDETTKLPLQWFGSELTLDSYALVLGTGGIVKWAINSTVTAVIVTFLTVLFSAMAAYGFARTQFRGQRVLLALILAGIMVPPQVLIAPLFAEMVTLGLVDTWWAIILPQVAAPLIVYILVKFFQDVPPELEQAAFVDGAGRWRVFFTIVLPLSRPVLAAVAIFTFITTWNNFLWPFLVSTDPNTMTLPVGLANVVQGTFGLRYAQIMASVVLAGLPLLVVFVMFQRQIVRGVAHTGLAGQ; encoded by the coding sequence GTGACCAAGCGGTTCAGCTGGAGCCAGCTCATCCTGCTCGTCATCGCCCTGGTGCTGGCGGCCGTCTGGCTCGCCCCCGTCCTGTGGGCGGTGGCCACCTCGCTCAAGCCGGAGGACGAGACCACCAAGCTGCCGCTGCAGTGGTTCGGCAGCGAGCTCACCCTCGACTCCTACGCGCTGGTCCTGGGGACCGGCGGCATCGTCAAGTGGGCGATCAACTCGACCGTCACCGCGGTCATCGTCACGTTCCTGACCGTGCTGTTCTCCGCCATGGCGGCGTACGGCTTCGCCCGCACCCAGTTCAGGGGGCAGCGGGTGCTGCTGGCGCTGATCCTGGCGGGGATCATGGTGCCGCCGCAGGTGCTCATCGCGCCGCTGTTCGCCGAGATGGTCACGCTGGGGCTGGTGGACACCTGGTGGGCCATCATCCTGCCGCAGGTGGCGGCTCCGCTGATCGTCTACATCCTGGTCAAGTTCTTCCAGGACGTGCCGCCTGAGCTGGAGCAGGCCGCCTTCGTGGACGGGGCCGGGCGGTGGCGGGTCTTCTTCACCATCGTGCTGCCCCTGTCGCGGCCGGTCCTCGCCGCCGTGGCGATCTTCACGTTCATCACCACGTGGAACAACTTCCTGTGGCCGTTCCTCGTCTCCACCGATCCGAACACGATGACGTTGCCGGTGGGGCTGGCGAACGTGGTGCAGGGGACGTTCGGGCTGCGGTACGCGCAGATCATGGCGTCGGTGGTGCTGGCGGGGCTGCCGCTGCTCGTCGTGTTCGTGATGTTCCAGCGGCAGATCGTACGGGGGGTGGCGCACACGGGGCTGGCCGGTCAGTGA
- a CDS encoding nuclear transport factor 2 family protein has protein sequence MHPHIDLAVRYHQAVADGTGTEPYLHPDVVQHELPNLLFPGGAVRDLDGLCEAAERGAKVISEQRFEVRNAVASGDQVALEVLWTGTLAVPLRDLPAGHVLRAHLGVFLEFRDGRIVAQRNYDCYEPF, from the coding sequence ATGCATCCCCACATCGACCTCGCCGTCCGCTACCACCAGGCGGTCGCCGACGGCACGGGCACCGAGCCCTACCTCCACCCCGACGTGGTCCAGCACGAGCTGCCCAACCTGCTCTTCCCCGGCGGCGCCGTCCGCGACCTCGACGGCCTGTGCGAGGCGGCAGAGCGCGGGGCCAAGGTGATCAGTGAGCAGCGCTTCGAGGTGCGCAACGCGGTCGCGTCCGGCGACCAGGTGGCCCTGGAGGTCCTGTGGACCGGCACCCTGGCCGTCCCCCTGCGCGACCTGCCCGCCGGCCACGTGCTCCGGGCCCACCTCGGCGTGTTCCTGGAGTTCCGCGACGGCCGCATCGTGGCCCAGCGCAACTACGACTGCTACGAGCCCTTCTGA
- a CDS encoding MarR family winged helix-turn-helix transcriptional regulator — MTVEPRDLDLGTLALFVGSAAAAAVQEELAAQGFAGLRVSHGYVFQHLVEEGRTIGELAGRMEVTQQAASKVVGELEGLGYVERVPDPRDARVRRVRLSRRGREAVAAARRARAAQEERLAELGGRARVEECRALLAELLGELGGAGAVRRREVRPPR, encoded by the coding sequence ATGACCGTGGAGCCACGCGACCTCGATCTCGGCACCCTCGCCCTGTTCGTCGGCTCGGCCGCCGCCGCGGCCGTGCAGGAGGAGCTGGCCGCGCAAGGGTTCGCCGGGTTGCGGGTCTCCCATGGGTACGTCTTCCAGCACCTCGTCGAGGAGGGCCGGACGATCGGGGAGCTGGCCGGGCGGATGGAGGTCACGCAGCAGGCGGCGTCCAAGGTGGTGGGCGAGCTGGAAGGGCTGGGGTACGTCGAGCGGGTGCCGGATCCGCGCGACGCGCGCGTTCGGCGGGTGCGGCTGAGCCGGCGCGGGCGCGAGGCGGTGGCGGCGGCGCGGCGGGCCCGGGCGGCGCAGGAGGAGCGGCTGGCGGAGCTGGGCGGGCGCGCGCGGGTGGAGGAGTGCCGGGCGCTGCTCGCCGAGTTGCTCGGCGAGCTGGGCGGGGCCGGGGCCGTCCGGCGGCGGGAGGTCCGGCCGCCGCGGTGA
- a CDS encoding DUF6348 family protein: MDGVRPADEVVLGRVAEQLSAATGQHWEVRDGLAEGPGTLAVRLGADHTGSPAHLDLDFVLNLDTTISDCVTGYGATVEEAVDRAIQMWLGTTGGALLELLVQDGSHAAHFAPGDPDGFPGWHAIHGGIVGWGTGDEHDAVQRWAVQHVLLPHLAPALKGTLEREHLVGVKAFFGGGAGTQTAEVRVNGACHEAGSRALAQLDWPRPAGGVSYARTFVLLVHQE, from the coding sequence ATGGACGGCGTACGGCCGGCGGACGAGGTGGTGCTCGGCAGGGTCGCCGAGCAGCTGAGCGCGGCCACGGGGCAGCACTGGGAGGTTCGTGACGGCCTGGCCGAGGGCCCGGGCACGCTCGCCGTACGCCTCGGCGCCGACCACACCGGCAGCCCCGCCCACCTCGACCTCGACTTCGTCCTCAACCTCGACACCACGATCTCCGACTGCGTCACCGGCTACGGCGCCACCGTCGAGGAGGCGGTGGACCGGGCGATCCAGATGTGGCTCGGCACGACCGGCGGCGCCCTGCTCGAACTCCTCGTCCAGGACGGCTCCCACGCCGCCCACTTCGCCCCGGGCGACCCCGACGGCTTCCCCGGCTGGCACGCCATCCACGGCGGCATCGTCGGCTGGGGCACGGGCGACGAGCACGACGCCGTGCAGCGGTGGGCGGTCCAGCACGTCCTGCTGCCGCACCTGGCCCCGGCGCTCAAGGGCACGCTCGAACGGGAGCACCTCGTGGGGGTCAAGGCGTTCTTCGGCGGCGGCGCCGGCACGCAGACCGCCGAGGTGCGGGTCAACGGCGCCTGCCACGAGGCGGGGTCGCGGGCGCTGGCGCAGCTCGACTGGCCGCGACCGGCCGGCGGCGTCTCCTACGCCCGCACGTTCGTCCTGCTCGTCCACCAGGAGTGA
- a CDS encoding DUF4240 domain-containing protein, with protein MDLEPFWELVERARADAGGDALGQIELLVEWLSRTSAARVREFGAQWEQAMDALYTWELWGAGAIMLDFCSDDGFEYFRAWLVCHGRRVAEVAATDPDRLAELELAFVDGDATLEEALGVAHRAHTAITGDEEAWWEEDDDIGVGFSGPAGEPWPTTVEGFAARWPRLWRAYGPRAWLAPPCHGDPADGLLNIARPPTR; from the coding sequence GTGGACCTGGAACCCTTCTGGGAGCTCGTCGAGCGGGCCCGCGCCGACGCGGGCGGCGACGCACTCGGCCAGATCGAGCTGCTGGTGGAGTGGCTGAGCCGGACGTCGGCCGCGCGGGTGCGCGAGTTCGGCGCGCAGTGGGAGCAGGCCATGGACGCGCTCTACACCTGGGAGTTGTGGGGAGCGGGCGCCATCATGCTCGACTTCTGCAGCGACGACGGGTTCGAGTACTTCCGCGCCTGGCTGGTGTGCCACGGCAGACGGGTCGCCGAGGTCGCCGCCACCGACCCCGACCGGCTGGCGGAGCTGGAGCTGGCCTTCGTGGACGGTGACGCGACGCTGGAGGAGGCCCTCGGCGTGGCGCACCGGGCGCACACCGCGATCACCGGTGACGAGGAGGCCTGGTGGGAGGAGGACGACGACATCGGTGTCGGCTTCAGTGGGCCGGCGGGTGAGCCGTGGCCGACCACCGTCGAGGGGTTCGCCGCCCGCTGGCCCCGGCTGTGGCGCGCGTACGGCCCTCGCGCCTGGCTCGCCCCGCCCTGCCACGGAGATCCGGCGGACGGGCTGCTCAATATCGCGCGCCCGCCCACTCGATGA
- a CDS encoding glycosyltransferase family 4 protein, translated as MRIRYLMLHAFGMGGTIRTVVNQANAMAAAGHDVELVSLVRRRDNPQFALDPRITVSTLVDQRGGRQADSVARRAWRRVRGKMVPRGEFAADYFTERVEWAAMEYVSRLRDGILVTTRPALNLISARRTPKTVIRVAQEHMNLSAYPDTIRREIARYYDRFDAITVLTRTNRLEYQRLLPTTPIVQIPNAVHKVEQEPSRQVSPVVIAAGRLVPQKGFDLLIQAFAQVVAEHPEWRLRIFGTGPRKGQLLGMVEQYGLGEHVTLPGRTDRLDRELTDASVYALSSRFEGLPMVMIEAMTHALPVVAFDCPTGPGDVLTDGVDGVLVPPRDVDALAAALNRVIADRDLRVRMGRAARRTSRAYGPEQVMPLWEDLFAELAAGERVADNFWHRR; from the coding sequence GTGAGAATCCGCTACCTCATGCTGCACGCCTTCGGCATGGGCGGCACCATCCGCACGGTCGTGAACCAGGCGAACGCGATGGCCGCCGCCGGCCACGACGTCGAGCTGGTCAGTCTGGTACGGCGGCGCGACAACCCGCAGTTCGCCCTGGACCCCCGGATCACCGTCAGCACCCTGGTCGACCAGCGCGGCGGCCGTCAGGCGGACTCGGTGGCGCGCAGGGCGTGGCGCCGGGTGCGCGGGAAGATGGTGCCGCGGGGCGAGTTCGCGGCCGACTACTTCACCGAGCGGGTGGAGTGGGCCGCCATGGAGTACGTCTCGCGGCTGCGTGACGGCATCCTGGTCACCACCCGGCCGGCGTTGAACCTGATCTCCGCCCGGCGTACGCCGAAGACCGTCATCCGCGTCGCCCAGGAGCACATGAACCTGTCGGCCTACCCCGACACCATCCGCAGGGAGATCGCCCGCTACTACGACCGCTTCGACGCCATCACCGTGCTGACCCGCACGAACCGCCTGGAGTACCAGCGGCTGCTGCCCACCACCCCGATCGTGCAGATCCCGAACGCGGTGCACAAGGTCGAGCAGGAGCCCTCCCGCCAGGTGAGTCCCGTCGTGATCGCGGCCGGGCGGCTGGTGCCGCAGAAGGGGTTCGACCTGCTGATCCAGGCGTTCGCGCAGGTGGTGGCCGAGCATCCGGAGTGGCGGCTGCGCATCTTCGGCACCGGGCCGCGCAAGGGGCAGCTTCTGGGGATGGTCGAGCAGTACGGGCTGGGTGAGCACGTGACGCTGCCCGGGCGTACCGACCGGCTGGACAGGGAGCTGACCGACGCCTCCGTGTACGCGCTGAGCTCCCGCTTCGAGGGCCTGCCCATGGTGATGATCGAGGCGATGACGCACGCGCTGCCCGTGGTCGCCTTCGACTGCCCGACCGGCCCCGGCGACGTGCTGACCGACGGCGTGGACGGCGTGCTGGTCCCGCCGAGGGACGTGGACGCGCTGGCCGCCGCACTGAACCGGGTCATCGCCGACCGCGACCTGCGGGTGCGGATGGGTCGGGCCGCGCGCAGGACGTCGCGGGCGTACGGGCCTGAGCAGGTGATGCCGTTGTGGGAGGATTTGTTCGCGGAGCTGGCGGCGGGCGAGCGCGTCGCCGACAACTTCTGGCATCGCCGCTGA